A genomic region of Desulfosarcina ovata subsp. ovata contains the following coding sequences:
- a CDS encoding DUF2325 domain-containing protein, translating to MMTPHPPYCRHDQSGDNTTIALETNPLTRLKPWQVNHFFKCPLVGMCLTQDEQRQLLKKTRVLDKGDSAYDMHEKMVASLESENRLSRRIDALLERKFGRSMQDFLSSGADAVMAHFKIALESGEIAGGLWNAATHPALSAQNHREVFGNVHMAMHWTAEERLQLTRRLGGQKRELVQLHEQRKRDAGVRRSLKKTIETLQQEKAALQGRLRTAETENENLRHQLAGSDHFSKIAALEQENQSKQAENEQFRQQLAEARETLGTLMARNRKLSDQMARQRELNRHFRQESRVVIGELAAMNRCDASCPAFDLCRKRVLIVGGITRMESAYRKLIEGYGGSFDYHDGYVKRGAKGLELCFKRADVVLCPVNCNSHAACKIVKNLGKKHNKPVHMLASSSLSAVSQVIQEDRCVGRPPN from the coding sequence ATGATGACCCCGCACCCACCGTACTGCCGACATGATCAAAGCGGAGACAACACGACGATTGCTCTTGAAACCAATCCCCTGACCCGCCTTAAACCCTGGCAGGTCAACCATTTCTTCAAATGTCCGCTGGTCGGCATGTGCCTGACCCAGGACGAACAAAGGCAGTTGCTAAAAAAAACCAGGGTGTTGGACAAAGGCGATTCCGCTTACGACATGCACGAAAAAATGGTCGCCAGTCTGGAGAGCGAAAATCGTCTCTCCCGGCGCATCGACGCATTGCTCGAACGTAAATTTGGCAGATCCATGCAGGATTTCCTCTCGTCCGGTGCCGATGCCGTTATGGCGCATTTCAAAATCGCCTTGGAGTCGGGGGAAATCGCCGGCGGCTTATGGAATGCGGCAACCCACCCGGCACTCTCCGCCCAAAACCACCGGGAGGTTTTTGGCAACGTTCATATGGCCATGCACTGGACCGCTGAAGAGCGCCTGCAACTGACCCGCCGTCTGGGCGGACAGAAGCGGGAACTCGTTCAGCTGCATGAGCAACGCAAGCGTGATGCCGGTGTTCGGCGGTCCTTGAAAAAAACGATCGAAACGTTACAGCAGGAAAAAGCGGCCTTACAGGGAAGGTTGAGAACTGCGGAAACGGAAAACGAGAACTTGCGTCACCAACTTGCCGGATCGGATCATTTTTCGAAAATCGCAGCCCTGGAACAGGAGAACCAATCCAAGCAAGCGGAAAATGAACAATTTCGGCAACAGCTGGCCGAAGCCCGGGAAACCCTGGGGACCCTCATGGCCCGGAACCGTAAATTGTCCGACCAGATGGCCCGGCAGCGTGAACTGAACCGGCATTTCAGGCAAGAAAGCCGGGTAGTCATCGGCGAATTGGCGGCAATGAACCGCTGCGATGCCAGTTGTCCCGCCTTTGATCTGTGCCGCAAGCGGGTGTTGATTGTTGGTGGCATCACCCGCATGGAATCGGCTTATCGCAAGCTGATCGAGGGATACGGCGGCTCCTTTGACTACCATGACGGGTACGTGAAAAGAGGCGCCAAGGGGCTTGAATTATGCTTCAAGCGCGCCGATGTGGTTCTCTGCCCGGTCAACTGCAACAGTCATGCGGCCTGCAAGATTGTCAAGAATCTGGGCAAGAAACACAATAAGCCCGTGCACATGCTAGCCAGTTCCAGCCTCAGTGCGGTCTCCCAGGTCATCCAGGAAGATCGGTGCGTCGGGAGACCACCAAATTAG
- a CDS encoding metal-dependent transcriptional regulator, with translation MISPLKNTIIDKPLTSVMEDYLEAIFDLDKEKKVVRVKDIAKRMDVKMPTVSSMLKTLSDRGLVHYEKYEYIELTKNGASIGKEMRRRHGVLQQFLTEVLKVESSAADEEACQMEHALSAGTLDRLTDFMEFIQSCPRAGESWLSHFDEYRKHGCVAEKCRNQATAFSDEFKAQLDCMDDSET, from the coding sequence ATGATATCCCCATTAAAAAATACAATTATCGACAAACCGTTGACCTCGGTGATGGAAGACTATTTGGAGGCGATTTTCGATCTGGACAAGGAAAAAAAAGTTGTCCGCGTCAAGGATATTGCCAAACGGATGGACGTCAAGATGCCCACGGTGTCCAGTATGCTCAAGACATTGAGTGACAGGGGGCTGGTGCATTATGAGAAGTATGAATACATTGAGCTGACCAAAAACGGGGCCTCTATCGGTAAGGAGATGCGGCGCCGGCACGGGGTCCTGCAGCAGTTTCTGACAGAAGTTCTGAAAGTCGAATCCAGTGCAGCCGACGAGGAAGCCTGCCAGATGGAACATGCCCTCAGTGCCGGAACCCTGGACCGCCTGACCGATTTCATGGAATTCATTCAGTCCTGTCCGCGGGCCGGTGAAAGCTGGCTGAGCCACTTTGATGAGTATCGCAAGCACGGATGTGTGGCTGAAAAATGCCGTAACCAGGCCACTGCATTTTCAGATGAATTCAAGGCGCAACTGGACTGCATGGATGATTCGGAAACATAG
- a CDS encoding ABC transporter ATP-binding protein: MGTADEIKAGDALLELEDIHMHFGKVAALSGINLAIRKGEIHSVIGPNGAGKTVMMNIINGLYRPQKGTIRFKGAPINGLRPHERAKLGLARTFQKVEVFGGMTVLDNIRLGRHVHYKSGILSGAFYLGKTKKEEIEHRTFIEEEIIDLLEIEQIRHKPVGMLPYGLQKRVELGRALALEPELLILDEPLAGLNLEEVEDMARFILDVNEEKRWRVTCLLVEHDMGVVMDLSSRVFVLNFGNMIMDGTPEDVQNNPEVIKAYLGEEDLYATRA, translated from the coding sequence TTGGGAACTGCAGATGAGATCAAAGCAGGGGATGCACTCCTTGAGTTGGAGGACATCCACATGCATTTTGGAAAAGTGGCGGCCCTCTCCGGAATCAACCTGGCAATCCGAAAAGGGGAGATCCACTCCGTCATCGGTCCCAACGGGGCCGGCAAGACGGTGATGATGAACATCATCAACGGCCTTTATCGCCCCCAGAAGGGCACCATTCGTTTTAAAGGCGCGCCCATCAATGGCCTCAGGCCCCATGAACGGGCAAAATTGGGTCTCGCCCGGACTTTCCAGAAGGTCGAGGTTTTCGGCGGAATGACGGTGCTGGACAATATCCGGCTGGGCCGCCATGTCCACTACAAATCCGGTATTTTGAGCGGTGCTTTTTATCTGGGAAAAACGAAAAAAGAGGAGATCGAACACCGCACCTTCATTGAAGAGGAGATCATCGATCTGTTGGAGATCGAGCAGATCCGCCATAAGCCCGTGGGCATGCTGCCCTACGGGTTGCAGAAGCGCGTTGAGTTGGGGCGTGCCCTGGCCCTGGAGCCGGAACTGCTCATTCTGGATGAACCCCTGGCCGGCCTCAATCTTGAGGAGGTCGAGGACATGGCCCGGTTTATCCTCGATGTGAACGAAGAAAAACGGTGGCGGGTGACCTGCCTTTTGGTCGAACACGATATGGGCGTGGTCATGGATCTGTCGAGCCGGGTGTTCGTTCTGAATTTCGGCAACATGATTATGGACGGCACCCCTGAAGACGTTCAAAACAATCCGGAAGTGATCAAAGCCTACCTGGGTGAAGAGGATCTGTATGCAACACGCGCATAA
- a CDS encoding AMP-binding protein, whose amino-acid sequence MQHAHNSASGKVEISRELTIQKLFFEQARRYGKGRVAMREKQFGLWRPITWQDYFENVKYLSLGLLRLGLEPGDKVAMIGDNRPEGLWAEMATLCAGGVAVWLFQDCLIDEVKYILDHSDTKFLFGEGQEEVDKAISIIGECPKLKTVIWDDPKGMRNYHQDYLTSFKAVMALGREMEKEQPDLFEEMINRGHGDNVALLFYTSGTTSLPKGALLSHNNMLTMGQHLMAVDPCYDTDDYVSYLPFAWIGEQMMSISCGLQIGYTINFPEEPDTAQENIREIGPHVMFAPPRMYEQMTRSVQVKHLDASWTKRQFFNLASKIGYTVADMKFKKQPVPFYWKILEWLAYVTVQKKLKDHLGLTRVRHAYTGGAAMGPDHFRFFHALGVNLKQIYGQTEVAGISVVHRDGDIKFDTVGHPIPGTEIKITGEGEIITRSSSVFLGYYKNPEATEQALVDGWLHSDDKGFLDDDGHLVVFDRTKDVFTLRDGKPFSPQYLETRLKFSPYIRDSWVIGDKKEYITAVLCIDYNVVGKWADEKKLNYTSYQELSQKPEVYQLVEKQIRQANKDLPEAAKVAKFTNLYKEFDADDDELTRTRKLRRAFVEKRYREIVNALYTAADSVHIDTTIKYEDGREAHIKTDMHIVHLED is encoded by the coding sequence ATGCAACACGCGCATAATTCGGCGAGCGGCAAGGTTGAGATTTCCAGGGAACTGACCATCCAGAAGCTGTTTTTCGAGCAGGCCCGGCGTTACGGGAAAGGCCGGGTGGCTATGCGCGAAAAGCAGTTTGGCCTCTGGCGACCGATCACCTGGCAGGACTATTTCGAGAACGTCAAATACCTCAGCCTGGGACTGCTTCGTCTGGGCCTGGAACCGGGCGACAAGGTCGCCATGATCGGCGACAACCGGCCCGAGGGGCTGTGGGCCGAAATGGCCACCCTGTGCGCCGGCGGGGTGGCGGTGTGGCTCTTTCAGGACTGCCTGATCGATGAGGTCAAATACATCCTCGATCATTCGGATACCAAATTTCTATTTGGAGAGGGCCAGGAGGAGGTCGACAAGGCCATTTCCATTATCGGTGAATGCCCCAAACTGAAAACGGTCATCTGGGACGATCCCAAAGGCATGCGCAACTACCACCAGGATTACCTGACCAGTTTCAAGGCGGTTATGGCCCTGGGCCGTGAAATGGAAAAGGAACAGCCGGACCTTTTCGAGGAGATGATCAACCGCGGCCATGGCGACAACGTGGCCCTGCTTTTCTATACCTCGGGAACCACCTCGCTGCCCAAAGGCGCGCTGCTTTCCCACAACAACATGCTTACCATGGGCCAGCACCTCATGGCCGTGGATCCGTGTTACGACACCGACGATTATGTCTCCTACCTGCCTTTTGCCTGGATCGGCGAGCAGATGATGTCCATCTCGTGCGGGCTTCAGATCGGGTACACGATCAATTTTCCCGAGGAACCGGACACCGCCCAGGAGAATATCCGCGAGATCGGCCCGCACGTGATGTTCGCGCCGCCGCGCATGTACGAGCAGATGACCCGTTCCGTTCAGGTCAAACATCTGGATGCCAGCTGGACCAAGCGCCAGTTTTTCAACCTCGCCTCCAAGATCGGCTACACCGTGGCCGATATGAAATTCAAAAAACAGCCGGTGCCGTTTTACTGGAAAATCCTCGAGTGGCTCGCCTACGTCACCGTTCAGAAGAAACTCAAGGATCATCTCGGCCTTACCCGGGTGCGGCATGCCTATACCGGCGGTGCCGCCATGGGGCCGGACCATTTCCGCTTTTTTCATGCCCTGGGGGTCAACCTCAAACAGATCTACGGCCAGACCGAGGTGGCCGGGATTTCAGTGGTTCACCGCGACGGCGACATCAAATTCGATACCGTGGGCCACCCCATTCCCGGTACCGAGATCAAGATTACCGGGGAGGGTGAAATCATCACCCGCAGTTCCTCCGTATTTCTCGGGTACTACAAGAACCCCGAAGCCACCGAACAGGCCCTGGTGGACGGCTGGCTTCACTCCGACGACAAGGGGTTTCTGGACGACGACGGCCATCTGGTGGTGTTCGACCGCACCAAGGATGTGTTTACCTTAAGGGACGGAAAACCCTTCTCGCCGCAATACCTGGAGACACGTCTGAAGTTCAGCCCCTACATCCGCGATAGCTGGGTGATCGGCGATAAAAAAGAGTACATCACGGCAGTGCTGTGCATCGACTACAACGTGGTCGGTAAATGGGCCGATGAGAAGAAGCTCAACTACACCAGCTATCAGGAGCTGTCCCAGAAACCGGAAGTGTATCAGCTGGTGGAGAAGCAGATCCGCCAGGCCAACAAGGATCTTCCGGAGGCCGCCAAAGTGGCCAAATTCACCAACCTGTACAAGGAGTTCGATGCGGATGACGACGAGTTGACCCGAACCCGCAAGCTGCGCCGTGCATTTGTGGAAAAGCGCTACCGGGAGATCGTGAATGCGCTCTACACGGCTGCCGACAGTGTCCACATCGACACCACCATCAAATACGAGGACGGGCGTGAGGCCCACATCAAAACCGATATGCATATTGTTCACCTGGAAGATTGA
- a CDS encoding branched-chain amino acid ABC transporter permease, with product MELFLMTITTGVMVGGIYALVALGWVLIYKCSGVLNLAMGEMTLIGAYVSLSFYSMGVPFLLALAFSLVIGFVLGILTERIFLDKLIGEPVLTVIMVTVGLSFFFKGTVEFIWGTDTRVFSPPVFSIEPIHIGPLIIGQVYLWSFIAAIILLIVFVCFFKYTRWGLAMQATADDEMAALSVGVSARFVYAAAWAIAFMAAGVGGTLLGNINGLNISVGYLGLLVLPAVVLGGLNSVPGAIVGGIIIGILQNLCGAYLDRYFPGAVKEIAPFAFMAIFLLFKPYGLWGWERIERV from the coding sequence ATGGAACTGTTTTTAATGACGATCACAACCGGTGTCATGGTGGGCGGAATCTACGCGCTGGTCGCCCTGGGGTGGGTCCTGATCTACAAATGCTCCGGCGTGTTGAACCTGGCCATGGGAGAAATGACGCTGATCGGTGCCTACGTGTCGCTCAGTTTCTACTCCATGGGCGTACCCTTTCTCCTGGCCCTGGCCTTTTCCCTGGTGATCGGATTTGTCCTCGGTATTCTGACCGAACGGATTTTCCTGGACAAGCTGATCGGCGAGCCGGTGCTGACGGTGATCATGGTGACCGTGGGACTCTCTTTCTTCTTCAAGGGTACGGTTGAATTCATCTGGGGAACCGACACCCGGGTGTTCAGCCCACCGGTATTTTCCATCGAGCCCATTCATATCGGTCCCCTGATCATCGGCCAGGTCTATCTGTGGAGTTTTATCGCCGCCATCATTCTGCTGATCGTTTTTGTCTGTTTTTTCAAATACACCCGCTGGGGTCTGGCCATGCAGGCCACGGCCGACGACGAGATGGCCGCCTTGTCGGTCGGGGTCAGCGCCCGTTTCGTATACGCGGCGGCCTGGGCCATCGCCTTCATGGCGGCCGGTGTCGGCGGCACCTTGCTGGGCAACATCAACGGCCTGAACATTTCCGTCGGCTATCTCGGTCTGCTTGTTCTGCCCGCCGTGGTGCTGGGCGGGCTCAATTCGGTTCCCGGCGCTATTGTCGGCGGGATTATCATTGGCATTCTGCAGAATCTGTGCGGCGCCTATCTGGACCGCTATTTCCCGGGGGCCGTCAAGGAGATCGCGCCTTTTGCCTTTATGGCGATCTTCCTGCTTTTCAAGCCCTATGGCTTGTGGGGATGGGAGCGGATTGAACGGGTGTAG
- a CDS encoding branched-chain amino acid ABC transporter permease, whose amino-acid sequence MSTTWLPCGVYHETYAQDHAWWQTRFIRGKMVLLAFILFAVIPFLADSYGLSVCNQIGYTILGALGVQLLIGFCGQITLGHAAFLAVGAYTSTLLILEFPWPQWMMQWGLAYPVSIFIAALVAGIWSVLFGLPSARVKGFYLILTTMAAQFITVDFIITQYVSQIGGRGQAFSLPPGTIKVGPWVIDSDLKVYFMMLALVIVCVIAVVNLLRSKAGRAWVAIRDNDISAAVMGINVVKYKLLAFFVAGAIGGIAGAFWISNLAAVSPEHFPWFWSLWLVGVILIGGVGSVHGAIFGSIFMVVIMEGLQLAVMPLADTFPKLLMDFLFIKEAAFGLSICVFMIFEPNGLAYRWWQGKNYFNLWPFSY is encoded by the coding sequence ATGTCGACAACCTGGCTTCCCTGCGGCGTTTACCATGAAACCTACGCCCAGGACCATGCATGGTGGCAGACAAGATTCATTCGCGGCAAAATGGTTCTGCTGGCCTTCATTCTGTTTGCCGTTATTCCTTTCCTTGCGGACTCCTACGGGCTCAGCGTGTGCAACCAGATCGGGTACACCATTCTGGGGGCGCTGGGTGTCCAGCTGCTGATCGGTTTCTGCGGCCAGATCACCCTTGGGCATGCGGCCTTCCTGGCGGTGGGCGCCTATACCAGCACGCTGCTGATCCTGGAGTTCCCCTGGCCCCAATGGATGATGCAATGGGGCCTTGCCTATCCGGTCAGCATCTTCATCGCGGCATTGGTTGCCGGCATCTGGAGTGTGCTGTTCGGTCTGCCGTCAGCCCGGGTCAAGGGCTTCTACCTGATTCTGACCACCATGGCGGCCCAGTTCATCACCGTCGATTTTATCATCACCCAATATGTCAGCCAGATCGGCGGCCGGGGACAGGCCTTTTCGCTGCCACCGGGCACCATTAAGGTCGGCCCCTGGGTGATCGACAGCGATCTGAAAGTCTATTTTATGATGCTCGCCCTGGTGATCGTCTGTGTGATTGCCGTGGTCAACCTGCTACGTTCCAAGGCCGGCCGGGCCTGGGTGGCAATCCGCGACAACGACATCTCCGCCGCGGTGATGGGCATCAATGTGGTTAAATACAAGCTGTTGGCCTTTTTCGTGGCCGGTGCGATCGGCGGCATCGCCGGCGCCTTCTGGATCAGCAACCTGGCAGCCGTCAGCCCCGAGCATTTTCCCTGGTTCTGGTCCCTCTGGCTGGTGGGCGTCATTCTCATCGGCGGGGTCGGGTCCGTTCATGGGGCAATTTTTGGCTCTATCTTCATGGTAGTGATCATGGAGGGGTTGCAACTGGCGGTGATGCCCCTGGCCGACACCTTCCCGAAACTGCTCATGGATTTTCTTTTCATCAAGGAAGCCGCCTTCGGCCTGTCCATCTGTGTGTTCATGATCTTCGAGCCCAATGGGCTGGCCTACCGCTGGTGGCAGGGAAAGAACTATTTTAATTTGTGGCCGTTTTCGTATTAA
- a CDS encoding ABC transporter substrate-binding protein: MNAKKGWANVSIVVALMVLGLVFSPFAGAADIKIGALNDMTGATSDVGKDYALGIAEAIHYINDTGGINGRKIKLYQFDYGYRIPEALTKYNLFKRLKCAAILGWGTGDTEALAPTVAKDKIPYVSASYSGHLCKPEKTPYNLFFSTDYSTQSRGLITSWFDKKWPTKPDYGKRKPRIAMCYMFASPFSSSSIKAAKDQAEMLGFEIGPDQDVSLFAIDTKSQILSLKEFKPDVVLHTNTVMSVAATLRDAYALGLGADNLIKCWGFDENLPRLAGKAAEGAIGCAPWAFYGLDVPLMDKVMEYAKKYNPGIPQEKRTIHTVQAWANALGLAEALKRADKAGDLSGEGILKKGFETMRGYEIGLGIAPATYTPTDHRSQSEAKIYEYKNGEFVLIDAVDLKARWPEKWKNEWLGW; this comes from the coding sequence ATGAACGCTAAAAAAGGATGGGCCAACGTTTCTATCGTGGTGGCGTTGATGGTGCTGGGTTTGGTATTTTCACCTTTTGCCGGCGCCGCCGACATCAAGATCGGCGCGCTCAACGACATGACCGGGGCGACGTCCGATGTCGGCAAGGACTATGCCCTGGGAATTGCCGAGGCGATTCACTACATCAACGATACGGGCGGTATCAACGGAAGAAAGATCAAGCTGTACCAGTTTGATTACGGCTACCGGATTCCCGAGGCGCTCACCAAATACAATCTGTTCAAACGATTGAAATGCGCGGCGATCCTGGGCTGGGGAACCGGTGACACCGAGGCGTTGGCACCGACAGTGGCCAAGGACAAGATCCCGTATGTGTCGGCGTCCTATTCCGGCCACCTGTGCAAGCCGGAGAAAACGCCGTACAATCTCTTCTTTTCCACCGACTATTCGACCCAGTCCCGGGGATTGATCACATCCTGGTTTGACAAGAAATGGCCCACCAAACCCGACTACGGCAAGCGCAAACCGCGCATCGCCATGTGCTACATGTTTGCTTCCCCGTTCAGCAGTTCTTCCATCAAGGCGGCCAAGGACCAGGCGGAGATGCTCGGTTTCGAGATCGGTCCCGATCAGGACGTTTCCCTGTTCGCCATCGATACCAAGAGCCAGATTCTGTCCCTGAAAGAGTTCAAACCGGATGTGGTCCTGCATACCAATACGGTGATGTCCGTTGCCGCGACCCTGCGCGATGCTTACGCCCTGGGACTGGGGGCCGACAACCTGATCAAGTGCTGGGGGTTTGACGAGAACCTGCCCAGACTGGCCGGCAAGGCCGCCGAGGGGGCGATCGGCTGTGCCCCCTGGGCCTTTTACGGGCTGGATGTACCGTTGATGGACAAGGTCATGGAGTACGCCAAGAAATACAATCCGGGGATTCCCCAGGAGAAGCGGACCATCCATACGGTCCAGGCCTGGGCCAATGCGCTGGGACTGGCCGAGGCGCTGAAACGGGCCGACAAGGCCGGCGATCTGAGCGGCGAAGGTATCCTCAAAAAAGGCTTTGAAACCATGCGGGGGTATGAAATCGGCCTGGGCATCGCCCCGGCGACCTATACCCCCACGGATCATCGCTCCCAGAGCGAAGCCAAAATTTATGAATACAAAAATGGCGAGTTCGTTCTGATCGATGCGGTCGACTTGAAGGCGCGCTGGCCGGAAAAGTGGAAGAACGAGTGGCTGGGCTGGTAA
- a CDS encoding ABC transporter ATP-binding protein, producing the protein MSEEKMILKINNIEVKYHEVILVIKGVSIEVPEGGIVALLGANGAGKSTTLKAVSGLLKHEDGAVTDGSIEFMGQRIDRLGAEKIAKMGIVQVIEGRRVFEHLTVEQNLKVGAHMKKHGRSIKEGLEMVYHYFPRLKEKRNETAGFISGGEQQMTVVGRALMTSPKLILLDEPSMGLAPLLIHEIFNIIQQLNRDEKISILLVEQNAKLALNVAPHAYVMETGRIVMDDSAEKLRQNPDIKDFYLGMTDFGRRKSFRDVKHYKRRKRWLA; encoded by the coding sequence TTGTCCGAAGAGAAGATGATCCTGAAGATCAACAATATTGAGGTCAAATATCACGAGGTGATCCTCGTGATCAAAGGCGTCTCCATCGAAGTTCCCGAAGGGGGTATCGTGGCCCTGCTGGGCGCCAACGGCGCCGGGAAAAGCACCACCCTGAAGGCGGTCTCCGGGCTGTTGAAACACGAGGACGGCGCGGTGACCGACGGTTCCATTGAGTTCATGGGCCAGCGCATCGACCGGTTGGGTGCGGAAAAGATCGCCAAGATGGGGATCGTGCAGGTGATCGAAGGCCGTCGTGTCTTCGAGCACCTGACCGTCGAGCAGAACCTCAAGGTGGGCGCCCACATGAAGAAGCACGGCCGCTCCATCAAAGAGGGGCTGGAGATGGTGTATCACTATTTTCCGCGCCTGAAGGAAAAACGTAACGAAACGGCGGGGTTTATCAGTGGCGGAGAACAGCAGATGACCGTTGTGGGCCGGGCGTTGATGACCAGCCCCAAGTTGATTCTGCTGGATGAGCCGTCCATGGGCCTGGCGCCCCTGCTGATTCATGAGATTTTCAATATTATTCAGCAACTCAACCGTGATGAGAAGATTTCCATCCTGCTGGTGGAACAGAACGCCAAGCTGGCCCTGAACGTGGCACCCCATGCCTACGTTATGGAAACCGGCCGCATCGTCATGGACGATTCGGCCGAAAAGCTGCGTCAAAATCCGGATATCAAGGATTTTTATCTCGGCATGACCGATTTCGGAAGAAGAAAAAGTTTCCGCGATGTCAAACATTATAAGCGCAGAAAAAGATGGCTTGCCTAA
- a CDS encoding LEA type 2 family protein, which yields MNKKNGLRILLSVFLVAALFSGCAGMAAKPTEQNFKAPVITLDNMEVAHAFGYWYFSNKVEPTKGKPDNVGAPLDLAFTFNLENPNPFPVQLENLKFSVLFEDFELNTVSTNATQWIPPGATNQVLVHAHFDVRQSLLSLLVTGGFKLKEKGTNAWAALEKWWTGIPNYEIPVTVSSGAAVFKAGDMVKVATFEATFP from the coding sequence ATGAATAAGAAGAATGGACTGAGGATATTGCTGAGCGTCTTTTTGGTTGCGGCCCTGTTCTCGGGGTGCGCCGGAATGGCGGCCAAGCCAACCGAACAGAACTTCAAAGCCCCGGTGATCACTCTGGACAATATGGAAGTGGCCCATGCTTTCGGATACTGGTATTTTTCCAATAAAGTCGAGCCCACCAAGGGGAAGCCGGATAACGTCGGTGCGCCCCTGGACCTGGCTTTTACTTTCAACCTCGAGAACCCCAATCCGTTTCCGGTGCAGTTGGAGAATTTGAAATTCTCCGTTTTGTTTGAAGACTTCGAGCTCAATACGGTCAGTACCAATGCCACCCAGTGGATTCCGCCGGGAGCGACCAACCAGGTGCTCGTGCATGCGCATTTCGATGTCCGGCAGTCGCTGCTCAGCCTTTTGGTGACCGGCGGATTCAAGCTCAAGGAGAAAGGGACCAATGCCTGGGCGGCGCTGGAGAAATGGTGGACCGGCATCCCGAACTATGAAATCCCGGTGACGGTCAGCAGCGGCGCGGCTGTTTTCAAGGCCGGCGATATGGTCAAGGTTGCCACGTTCGAGGCAACGTTTCCCTGA